Proteins co-encoded in one Taeniopygia guttata chromosome 4, bTaeGut7.mat, whole genome shotgun sequence genomic window:
- the INTU gene encoding protein inturned isoform X1: MASGAPVGSGAAEGMEEAAGGDGAEPAGTGSQSGSSGSSLAASSDDLEPEWLDSVQKNGELFYLELSESEEEVLLQNSCPEMPAVNHVRFRENEAEIIQEGSRKERKYELKKWTKMLKRKSLLPKSSGKKGSGSCSVHPSGPTSILKHRSAQKMGVTVQQRYKDVSVYVNPRKLYSAGEEEQQRLLEALVGIVHQSSWSSRRVEKQGRRDKATGGVSEEKLVVHGLVPGSSAMKTGQILIGDVLVAVNDVDVNSENIERVLSCIPGPMQVKMTFETSVFEPEGTSKQRNKQTQSSMSNLVRLLWGEDTLDPQQAVQDVPHIVMFLALKLDSETSKDEQEIIYQYPISEASQKLKSVRGIFLTLSDILESITGTEIISSSLFLCEKLVQVVYWKESDKLLIIGLPEENVPLYQLRNMIENVVRTLTFMYGSLDSAFCQVENVSRLDHFFNLFFQRALRPAGLQPSSSPGAQQQDPCSALFLGGFPGLRWLTLPQEVKMEIDTALSDLEAADFAELSEDYYDMRRLYVILGSCLFYKGYLIGNHLPKEDLVDVGFYCQHYGLLALAAEQRVGQLVIWREVFPQHHLQPGEESSLTGYREPEARYFLLIVGLRHFVLCVLLEAGGCASRAIGNPGPDCIYVDQVKATILQLEGIDASIEERLDSPSIPPLACADWFLPAARDRLESLSTSPMLSKLQSSCKAGSTPGSKRSLFGDTSHTPRKQSPPRSSRAAEQGSEGPVGEESTNAQPVLEQATKKKHTLPNPFHSGSVKKNSSEKDTELLNAIKLTSGPENTLFHYLSLETMQGIFITPTHKEVAQLGGSIHPQLIENFYQCCLSIHSIFQQSMRKEKKKKAGSGISEFSKAAEDPDLVREYGLLFECSPEKWTDQKKPPPTMNYWVVGRLIPHPKPQECYVCFHDSVTDAAVELAFKLSFGLAA; the protein is encoded by the exons ATGGCGTCCGGGGCGCCCGTCGGGAGCGGCGCCgctgaggggatggaggaggcGGCCGGGGGAGACGGCGCTGAGCCCGCGGGCACCGGCAGCCAGAGCGGCTCCTCCGGCTCCTCGCTGGCTGCCAGCTCCGA tgaCCTTGAGCCTGAGTGGTTGGATAGTGTGCAGAAAAATggagaattattttatttagaattaaGTGAAAGTGAAGAAGAAGTTCTGCTTCAGAACAGCTGTCCAGAAATGCCAGCAGTGAATCATGTCCGGTTTCGTGAAAACGAAGCTGAAATTATTCAAGAGGGATCACGAAAGGAAAGAAAGTATGAACTGAAGAAATGGACCAAAATGCTAAAAAGGAAAAGTCTTTTACCAAAGAGTTCTGGTAAGAAAGGCAGTGGAAGCTGCAGTGTGCACCCCTCTGGTCCTACTTCCATATTGAAACACCGGTCTGCTCAGAAAATGGGTGTCACTGTTCAGCAGAGGTACAAAGATGTATCTGTTTATGTAAATCCCAGAAAACTCTACAGTGCTGGGGaagaagagcagcagaggctgctaGAAGCATTAGTAGGTATTGTCCATCAGTCTTCATGGAGCAGCAGAAGAGTGGAAAAACAAGGCAGAAGGGATAAAGCCACCGGAGGAGTCAGTGAAGAGAAGCTTGTGGTACATGGCTTGGTGCCAGGTAGTTCTGCAATGAAAACAGGTCAAATCCTGATTG GAGATGTTCTTGTTGCTGTAAATGATGTCGATGTGAATTCTGAAAACATAGAGAGGGTTTTGTCTTGCATTCCGGGTCCTATGCAG GTTAAAATGACATTTGAGACCTCAGTATTTGAGCCTGAAGGAACTTCCAAGCAAAGGAACAAACAGACACAGTCCAGTATGAGCAACCTGGTTCGGCTCCTGTGGGGAGAGGACACTTTGGACCCTCAGCAGGCTGTGCAGGACGTGCCTCACATTGTTATGTTCCTCGCGCTGAAACTGGACTCTGAGACATCCAAGGATGAG CAAGAAATTATTTATCAGTACCCCATATCTGAAGCATCCCAAAAACTGAAAAGTGTGAGAGGGATATTTCTCACACTGTCTGACATACTGGAAAGTATTACTGGTACCGAGATTATCAG TTCCTCCCTGTTCTTATGTGAAAAACTGGTTCAAGTTGTTTACTGGAAAGAATCTGATAAGTTGCTCATAATTGGCCTTCCTGAAGAAAA tGTGCCACTTTATCAGCTGAGAAACATGATTGAAAATGTTGTCAGGACCTTGACATTCATGTACGGTTCCTTGGACAG TGCTTTTTGCCAGGTGGAAAATGTTTCTCGCCTGGATCATTTTTTCAACCTGTTCTTCCAGCGTGCCCTCCGTCCCGCggggctccagcccagcagcagccccggtgcccagcagcaggatcCCTGCAGTGCCCTGTTCCTGGGCGGCTTCCCCGGCCTGCGCTGGCTGACGCTGCCCCAGGAAGTCAAG ATGGAAATTGACACAGCACTGAGTGATCTGGAAGCAGCTGACTTTGCAGAGCTg TCTGAAGATTATTATGACATGAGAAGATTATATGTGATCCTGGGCTCTTGTCTCTTTTACAAG GGTTACTTGATTGGTAATCACTTGCCAAAGGAAGACCTTGTTGATGTGGGTTTCTATTGCCAGCACTACGGCCTGTtagccctggcagcagagcagagggttGGGCAGTTAGTGATCTGGCGGGAAGTGTTCCCACAGCATCACCTCCAGCCGGGCGAGGAGTCAAGTTTGACAGGATACAGGGAACCTGAAGCAAGATACTTCTTACTGATAGTTGGCTTG AGACACTTTGtcctctgtgtcctgctggaGGCAGGGGGCTGTGCATCCAGAGCTATTGGGAATCCAGGACCAGACTGCATCTATGTAGACCAGGTCAAAGCAACCATACTCCAGCTGGAAGGAATAGACGCCAGCATAGAGGAAAGGCTGGATTCTCCCTCCATCCCACCTTTAGCCTGTGCTGACTGGTTCCTTCCTGCAGCACGGGACAGACTGGAGAGCTTGAGCACCTCACCAATGCTGAGCAAGCTCCAGAGCTCCTGCAAAGCTGGGAGCACGCCAGGGAGCAAGAGGAGCCTCTTTGGGGACACTTCCCACACCCCACGGAAGCAGAGCCCCccgaggagcagcagggcagccgAGCAGGGCAGCGAGGGGCCCGTGGGGGAGGAGAGCACCAatgcacagcctgtgctggagcag GCCACTAAGAAAAAACACACCCTGCCAAACCCATTTCATTCAGGAAGCGTGAAAAAGAACTCTTCAGAGAAAGATACAGAACTTCTTAATGCTATCAa GTTGACATCTGGTCCTGAGAACACCCTCTTCCACTATCTGTCTTTGGAGACAATGCAAGGAATCTTTATTACTCCAACTCACAAGGAAGTAGCACAGCTCGGTGGCTCCATCCACCCTCAGTTAATTGAGAATTTCTACCAGTGCTGCCTTTCAATTCATTCCATTTTCCAGCAGTCCATGAGGAAAGAG aaaaagaagaaggcAGGCAGTGGGATTTCAGAATTCAGTAAGGCAGCCGAGGACCCAGATCTGGTAAGAGAATACGGACTTCTGTTTGAGTGCTCTCCGGAAAAATGGACTGACCAGAAGAAACCACCACCAACAATGAACTACTGGGTTGTGGG GAGACtcattccccatcccaaacctcagGAGTGTTACGTGTGTTTCCATGACTCAGTGACAGACGCTGCTGTGGAGCTGGCCTTTAAACTGTCCTTTGGCTTAGCTGCATAG
- the INTU gene encoding protein inturned isoform X2 → MFGAGRYSIPRPVTRNLEDLDSVQSVLLHSDLEPEWLDSVQKNGELFYLELSESEEEVLLQNSCPEMPAVNHVRFRENEAEIIQEGSRKERKYELKKWTKMLKRKSLLPKSSGKKGSGSCSVHPSGPTSILKHRSAQKMGVTVQQRYKDVSVYVNPRKLYSAGEEEQQRLLEALVGIVHQSSWSSRRVEKQGRRDKATGGVSEEKLVVHGLVPGSSAMKTGQILIGDVLVAVNDVDVNSENIERVLSCIPGPMQVKMTFETSVFEPEGTSKQRNKQTQSSMSNLVRLLWGEDTLDPQQAVQDVPHIVMFLALKLDSETSKDEQEIIYQYPISEASQKLKSVRGIFLTLSDILESITGTEIISSSLFLCEKLVQVVYWKESDKLLIIGLPEENVPLYQLRNMIENVVRTLTFMYGSLDSAFCQVENVSRLDHFFNLFFQRALRPAGLQPSSSPGAQQQDPCSALFLGGFPGLRWLTLPQEVKMEIDTALSDLEAADFAELSEDYYDMRRLYVILGSCLFYKGYLIGNHLPKEDLVDVGFYCQHYGLLALAAEQRVGQLVIWREVFPQHHLQPGEESSLTGYREPEARYFLLIVGLRHFVLCVLLEAGGCASRAIGNPGPDCIYVDQVKATILQLEGIDASIEERLDSPSIPPLACADWFLPAARDRLESLSTSPMLSKLQSSCKAGSTPGSKRSLFGDTSHTPRKQSPPRSSRAAEQGSEGPVGEESTNAQPVLEQATKKKHTLPNPFHSGSVKKNSSEKDTELLNAIKLTSGPENTLFHYLSLETMQGIFITPTHKEVAQLGGSIHPQLIENFYQCCLSIHSIFQQSMRKEKKKKAGSGISEFSKAAEDPDLVREYGLLFECSPEKWTDQKKPPPTMNYWVVGRLIPHPKPQECYVCFHDSVTDAAVELAFKLSFGLAA, encoded by the exons tgaCCTTGAGCCTGAGTGGTTGGATAGTGTGCAGAAAAATggagaattattttatttagaattaaGTGAAAGTGAAGAAGAAGTTCTGCTTCAGAACAGCTGTCCAGAAATGCCAGCAGTGAATCATGTCCGGTTTCGTGAAAACGAAGCTGAAATTATTCAAGAGGGATCACGAAAGGAAAGAAAGTATGAACTGAAGAAATGGACCAAAATGCTAAAAAGGAAAAGTCTTTTACCAAAGAGTTCTGGTAAGAAAGGCAGTGGAAGCTGCAGTGTGCACCCCTCTGGTCCTACTTCCATATTGAAACACCGGTCTGCTCAGAAAATGGGTGTCACTGTTCAGCAGAGGTACAAAGATGTATCTGTTTATGTAAATCCCAGAAAACTCTACAGTGCTGGGGaagaagagcagcagaggctgctaGAAGCATTAGTAGGTATTGTCCATCAGTCTTCATGGAGCAGCAGAAGAGTGGAAAAACAAGGCAGAAGGGATAAAGCCACCGGAGGAGTCAGTGAAGAGAAGCTTGTGGTACATGGCTTGGTGCCAGGTAGTTCTGCAATGAAAACAGGTCAAATCCTGATTG GAGATGTTCTTGTTGCTGTAAATGATGTCGATGTGAATTCTGAAAACATAGAGAGGGTTTTGTCTTGCATTCCGGGTCCTATGCAG GTTAAAATGACATTTGAGACCTCAGTATTTGAGCCTGAAGGAACTTCCAAGCAAAGGAACAAACAGACACAGTCCAGTATGAGCAACCTGGTTCGGCTCCTGTGGGGAGAGGACACTTTGGACCCTCAGCAGGCTGTGCAGGACGTGCCTCACATTGTTATGTTCCTCGCGCTGAAACTGGACTCTGAGACATCCAAGGATGAG CAAGAAATTATTTATCAGTACCCCATATCTGAAGCATCCCAAAAACTGAAAAGTGTGAGAGGGATATTTCTCACACTGTCTGACATACTGGAAAGTATTACTGGTACCGAGATTATCAG TTCCTCCCTGTTCTTATGTGAAAAACTGGTTCAAGTTGTTTACTGGAAAGAATCTGATAAGTTGCTCATAATTGGCCTTCCTGAAGAAAA tGTGCCACTTTATCAGCTGAGAAACATGATTGAAAATGTTGTCAGGACCTTGACATTCATGTACGGTTCCTTGGACAG TGCTTTTTGCCAGGTGGAAAATGTTTCTCGCCTGGATCATTTTTTCAACCTGTTCTTCCAGCGTGCCCTCCGTCCCGCggggctccagcccagcagcagccccggtgcccagcagcaggatcCCTGCAGTGCCCTGTTCCTGGGCGGCTTCCCCGGCCTGCGCTGGCTGACGCTGCCCCAGGAAGTCAAG ATGGAAATTGACACAGCACTGAGTGATCTGGAAGCAGCTGACTTTGCAGAGCTg TCTGAAGATTATTATGACATGAGAAGATTATATGTGATCCTGGGCTCTTGTCTCTTTTACAAG GGTTACTTGATTGGTAATCACTTGCCAAAGGAAGACCTTGTTGATGTGGGTTTCTATTGCCAGCACTACGGCCTGTtagccctggcagcagagcagagggttGGGCAGTTAGTGATCTGGCGGGAAGTGTTCCCACAGCATCACCTCCAGCCGGGCGAGGAGTCAAGTTTGACAGGATACAGGGAACCTGAAGCAAGATACTTCTTACTGATAGTTGGCTTG AGACACTTTGtcctctgtgtcctgctggaGGCAGGGGGCTGTGCATCCAGAGCTATTGGGAATCCAGGACCAGACTGCATCTATGTAGACCAGGTCAAAGCAACCATACTCCAGCTGGAAGGAATAGACGCCAGCATAGAGGAAAGGCTGGATTCTCCCTCCATCCCACCTTTAGCCTGTGCTGACTGGTTCCTTCCTGCAGCACGGGACAGACTGGAGAGCTTGAGCACCTCACCAATGCTGAGCAAGCTCCAGAGCTCCTGCAAAGCTGGGAGCACGCCAGGGAGCAAGAGGAGCCTCTTTGGGGACACTTCCCACACCCCACGGAAGCAGAGCCCCccgaggagcagcagggcagccgAGCAGGGCAGCGAGGGGCCCGTGGGGGAGGAGAGCACCAatgcacagcctgtgctggagcag GCCACTAAGAAAAAACACACCCTGCCAAACCCATTTCATTCAGGAAGCGTGAAAAAGAACTCTTCAGAGAAAGATACAGAACTTCTTAATGCTATCAa GTTGACATCTGGTCCTGAGAACACCCTCTTCCACTATCTGTCTTTGGAGACAATGCAAGGAATCTTTATTACTCCAACTCACAAGGAAGTAGCACAGCTCGGTGGCTCCATCCACCCTCAGTTAATTGAGAATTTCTACCAGTGCTGCCTTTCAATTCATTCCATTTTCCAGCAGTCCATGAGGAAAGAG aaaaagaagaaggcAGGCAGTGGGATTTCAGAATTCAGTAAGGCAGCCGAGGACCCAGATCTGGTAAGAGAATACGGACTTCTGTTTGAGTGCTCTCCGGAAAAATGGACTGACCAGAAGAAACCACCACCAACAATGAACTACTGGGTTGTGGG GAGACtcattccccatcccaaacctcagGAGTGTTACGTGTGTTTCCATGACTCAGTGACAGACGCTGCTGTGGAGCTGGCCTTTAAACTGTCCTTTGGCTTAGCTGCATAG